In Candidatus Pantoea bituminis, the genomic window AACGTTTTTAACATGGTTTTGGTTAAGGCTGAGCAACGTCTCATTCCGCTCTTGTATAACAGCCTTTTCGGTGGACTCGAAACATATTCAATATTTTTGATTTATTTGAGCAAATAGCTCAGCTTTTAATCCGCTCTCCTCAGCTCTATGATTGTTCACATCGAGGCAGAACGCCTCAAACAAACAAACTTCACTGAGGAAATGACCATGAAATCCATCAAAACTACTGTTGCAGTTACCGCTCTGATACTGGTTTCTTTCGGCAGCTTCGCACAAAGTGTTACCGCTTCAGCTTCCACTCTGGACAGTGCTGAAGCCAAAATTGCGGCTCAGGCGCATAAAGCAGGCGCGTCATACAAAATCACCGGCGCGCGCGTTGATAACGGTGCCTATGTTTCGGCTGAGCTCATCAAATAAACATGGTCGCACAAGGATGTGCCAAAACGGGCTGCCCAATGGGCGGCCTTTTTTGTCTTCGCATTCTAAGGCCTGCCGTTATCAGGCTCAGGCGCGATCGTTCCACGTGTTGCGGTAGATAATAATTCCTTCCACTCAACACTTCACGGGTAAGATACGTTACGGCAGCTCAACCTTATTCGTGACGGCGTGCGAACGCATTTGATTGTGTCAATGCAGGGGATTCTCGGGTGGTTTATGGGGTAAAGATCGCACAAGACAAATAAAGGATAAAACGCCAAAAAGGGGTGACGTTTTATCCTATCGATCAACTCAAGAGTCAATAAACCACTCCCTTAAACCTGAGCCATTCCCCCATCAGCAAACAACTCAATGCCATTCACAAAGCTTGCCGCATCGGATGCCAGGAACGCGACCACTTTAGCGATTTCCTCAGGTTCACCCAGCCGGCCCAATGGAACCTGTGCTGCCAGGCTGTCAAAAAGCCCCTGACGGTGTTCTTTGGGAACCAATCCACCCAAGCCGTTCGTGCGTACTGGCCCAGGGCTGACCACGTTGACGCGTATCCCACGATTTTTCAAATCCAGCGACCATGATCGCGCAAAGTTCCTTACGGCGGCTTTGCTGGCGCTGTAGACACTGAAGTTTTCTGTCCCCTTAATGGAGACGGTGGATCCGGTCAGAATCACAGAGGCACCATCAACCAGCAGCGGCAGAGCTTTCTGCACGGTAAATAAAACGCCTCGCACATTGGTTGCAAAAATACGGTCAAAATGTTCTTCGGTAATCGCGCCCAGCGGCATCATGTCGCCACCGCCTGCGTTAGCAAACAAGATATCCAGTCGTCCAGATTGTTTAGCGATCAACGCGTAAACCGCATCCAGCTCCGTCAATGATGACGCATCGGCACGAACGCCCACAGCAGTGGAGCCGAGTGTGGCAACCGCCGCATCCAGTTCTTGTTGACGGCGTCCAGTGATATAAACCTGCGCACCCTGTGCAGCCAGCTCTTGGGCGGCTGCCAGTCCAATCCCAGACGTACCGCCGGTAATCAGCGCGATTTTTCCAGACAATGGCTTGCTCATTACATACTCCTTCCGATAAGTTGATTTACCTGCCTGTTTTTGAAGCCATTTACTTATTAAATGGTTTGCTAAACAGGCCCTGTAAGTAATGTAGCGTCGAAGACATTGCGGAAAAATTAGCAAAAATGAAAATGACTATTCACAGCGGTGGATAATCATCCCGGCGACTTGAGGAGGGCGGCAGTTGGATCAGTTGATGGCCATTCGGGCTTTTACGCGGGTAGTGGAAACCGGAAACTTCACGCGCGCGGCAGATTCGCTCAACATGCCGAATGCCACCTTAAGCAAATTAGTGAAGTCTCTGGAGGCGCATCTGGGTGTTCGTCTGTTGCAGCGCACCACCCGACGCGTCATGACCACGCCGGAAGGGCGTGAATATTACGAGAAAGCCTCGCGTATTCTTATCGATCTGGAAGATATCGATACGTCATTTATCGTGTCTCGCAACAAACCGCACGGGCACTTGCATATTCATGTGGGGGATCAACGGCTCGCGACGTGTTGATTCCGGCGCTGCCGGACTTCCTTTCACGCTATCCCGATATTCGCCTTGATTTGGGTGTTGCCGATCGCCCCGTGGATTTGATCAGTGGCAATGTCGATTGTGTAATTCGTGGCGGCCCACTCGACGATTCATCACTGATTGCGCGGCATATTGGTAATGCAAGCCTGATTACCTGCACCACGCCGGAATACTTAAAAATGTTCGGAGTTCCCGCCTATCCCGAAGAACTCAGCAATGGCCATAAGCTGATCAGCTACCTTTCTCCGTTAACGGGCAGAGCCTTTCCTTTTAGATTTCAACGGGACGGCGAGAAAAAAGAAATTAAACCCGATCATCGCATTGGCGTGAATGAAAGCAATGCGCATTTGGCGGCGGCGATTGCCGGAATGGGCATTATTCAAACCTTCACTTATTCAATAAAGCAGGAGCTGAAACAGGGATCGCTGGTGGAAATACTGCATGAATGGCGGCCTCCGGTTTATCCTTTCCACGTTGTTTATCCGCAAAACCGCCATGTGACACATCGTCTACGGGTGTTTATCGCCTGGCTGGTGGAGGTTTTTCCCGAGGCGGTAAAAGGGTGATGGGGCTTACTGAAATCTTTCCAGCACCTGCTCGCCGCGAAAGGAAACGGAATAAATTGAAATTGCGATAGTTCATATTAAGAACAATATAAGCGCGCGCAATGGGTATGAATTTTTCTCAGAAGAAAAATTGCCCTTAGATTTATTCCTCTTTACAAAACTTCCTTTTATAACCTTAATAATTTTCGCGTAAATTTTCATGCTCTGTTTTTAATTACCACAGGCCGTTAATTCAAAATCATCCGTTTGAATTATTTGGGGTAAAGGGTTTCAATTAGATCCAATAAACCCTATTTATTTTTTGGCTTTTATTTTAAAAGGATTTTTTCACAGGCGGCTTATTGTTAAGTCCTGCTGGACGTTAGTGCAACAAAGTGCTGTGATTCATTTCACCCTATTTCAAACGTTATCATTTCGAAAACAATTTATTCATAAAACTCCGCCTGAAATATAACGCCTAACGTTAAGCAGGCTTTGTCTTTTCTCTGATGAGGAAAACATTGTGTTTAAATTAAATCCTCTGTTTTTGAGCCTTGTTGCTGCGCAAGGTCTGTTATTTCCGATACTCAATGCTTCTGCTGCATTACTCAAACCTTATACCCCTGAATTTAACGATAATAAGGCTGGTGTCTATTGCCTGTGTAACGGCACGACACAAACCCTAAGCGGTTTACCGCAGTTTGCGCCGGGCGTAAGTGGTGCAACTCGCATCACGCTGGGTGAGTTGCAAAACACGGGCCGCATTATTAACGACAATCTGATCGGTGAAAAACGGCTCGATTTGGGACTGCAAAATTTCACTGTCCGCATCCCCGATTTCGAAGCGCACACCTCAACATATTATGATGTGTACGACACGTTTGCGTTTAACGATCTGCTTAGCGTGAGTGGCGCTGCGCAGGTCCCTGATTATTACGATGTGAAAGATGGCCAATATATTAATGCGCGGGTCGCCGCCGTAAGCAATGGCACGCTCAATATCGCTATTGGCAAGCAAGGCGCCGCGAGCAGCGCCAGCACCAATCGTTGGTCGATGGCGGCTAAGCAGAGCGAACTCTTTACCGCTAAGAAGCAGGGACACCTGAACTGGGACGCAAATAACCGCATCACGTTTACCGCGGCAACCCCGCCTTACAGTGGCGATCGGCTCGCTTATAACGTGGGTAACGTGGTGGATTATGGCGGTGCTTTTACCGTAACCACCAAAGATGGCGCGGTGAACGCCTTCAATGTCACTAACAGCACCGAACTAAGAAATTATAATGACTGGCTGGTTTTGCAACTCAGAAGCGCCAATCTCAGGGCGGAAGATTACAATCCCGAATTCAGTAAAGCCTATGCACTGCGCGAAGGCAGCGTGGTTTACCGCATGAGCACCAATAACCTTGATGATGAAGTCGCACAGCCTTTAGGTGATCAGGTGGTGCTGAGCGCCGATGGCCCGAATGCCAGTGTGAAAATCAATCGCGGTAAAACCCTTGAAGTCAAAAACAACAGCACCGCAGTGATGCGCGCCAGCAACGGGGCGCGCGCGATAATTAATGGAAAACTTGCCAGCAGCGGACCGGTACAGTCAGAAAGCAAGGCGCTGGAGCTGATCAACGGCAGCATAGGGGTTAATAATGGGGTGATCAACGGTGGCTTCTTCAATAATGCCAACGGCGAAGGGGTGGATAACCGCACGCTGGGCTATATCGGAAAAGTTGTCGCGTCCTCTTATGGCAGCCAGTTTACCAATAATGGCGTAATCAACTTTGCCCTTAGTGATGCGCCCGTATCGGGAGGCAGTTCGGCGATTTGGCTCGGCAACGGCCATGCCATTAACCACGGTAATATCAATGTTGGCGTGGCTAATGTTGGTAACGGCAGCAGTGCGGCAGGGGTGAGTTTCAGCGGTGAAGGGAGTTTTATCAATACAGAGGATGGCACCCTGTATATTGGCCGCACCCCGCAGAACCGTAAAACAGACGCAACACAAGATGTCGAGGTGTATCTGAACGACGGCGTGTTCGGTATTGATCAAATTCTGAATGCCAGCGCAATCAATAATGGTCGTATCGTGCTGGGTTCTAAGGTACAGAATGCCGTCGGCATGCGCGTTAGATTCGGGCCTGACGCGCTGGCGCTCAATAATGGTGTGATTGACCTCAACGGGCGCGCAGAGTCTCAGCCAGCCGAGAACGTCGGCATGCTGGTGGTCGATTCCGGCAGCAGCGGGCGGGTGGGTAATACCGGCACCATCAACGTCAACGGTGACAGCACCACAGCAATTAAAGTCATAGCCAACGAGGGCAACCGCGCCAGCGCGTTCTCTACCGGCACGATAAACGTCAACGCCCACGTTAATGTCTATGACGGTACTTTCGATACCGCCGTTTGGGTAAAAGGGGAACCGGGCGGCCAGGCTAAAGCGGATCTCAGCGGGCCGATCAACCTTAATGGCGACTCGGTCATTGGCATCCGCGCCGAAGGCGATGCCACAGTCAACGTAACGTCAAACGCTTTGCCTCAACAGAGCAGCGGTCAATATCAGATCACCTTCTATGCCCTCGGCCCAGACGCCAAAATCAATTTGCCCGCCAACAGCAGCTTTACAACGCCAGGCTGGTCTTCCGTACTTTTCCGCTACCAGGATGGCGCAGATTTTGATGGTCACAGCCTGACACTCACGCCCGACGACTTTTCGGCAATTGGCGTAATGGGCAGCGGCAAAGGCACGACAATTAACACTAACGGTGCGACATTCAATGTTGGTCAGATCGCAACCGGCGTGCTGGTCGAAGGCGGCGCTCAAGGCACTATTGACGCGAACACCACATTTAATATGGTGGGGAAACAGCAAGAGCGGCAGCAGTAGACGGCAAAACACGTAATCTGCTCGGCGAATACAGCGATCCCGATGCGCCGCCGGTTGCTAATACCTTGCTGGTTAACCATGCCGATATACGCGGTAGCGCTGACTGGCAAACCGGCCTACAGGCATGGAACCAGGCACAACTGGTCAATACCGGTAACATCACTTTTACTGGTCAGGGAACCTACGGTATTGAAGCGTACTCTGGCGCAACCGTGACGAACAGCGGCGACATCAGCGTCACGCGCGGTGGTACCGGGCTTTATGCCTATAACTATCCGTTAGACGGTGACGGGATTACGCCTTCTGTGATCAATAACAGCGGAACGCTAAACGTGAGTGCGGGAGAGAGCATCCTGGTGTCGCCAACCTACGGCGCAGTAGCGTATTACCCACTATCACGCATTAATCAGAACGGGATCATCAATCTGTACGGTGACGATGTGATAGGGGCTCAAGCTGTGCTAGGGGCAACGCTCAACCTTGGCCCCGACAGTCGTGTGGTATTCCACAGTCCCAACCAAACTGCGTATCAAGCCATGGATATCGGTTCCAGGTTGTTCAGCGGCGGCGGCACAACGGACGTCAGTACTGAAGGATCCACGCTTTATCGCATCAGCGCGGGGGCCTTCTTCTCAACCTTCAGAGCCGCGAATGTCACGTTAAGCGGAGCCAATAGCACGGGGATCGTCGCTTCCGGCTTAGGCACAAACATCTTTGGTACCGACGTGTTTACTGTTACCGGCAATGGTGCAACGGCCGTGCGCGTTAGCGATAACGCGGAAGGCGTTGTCACTAATCCCATCACGCTTAATGGCCGCAACAGCACTGCTGTGGTCAGCGTCGGCAATGAATCAACCGTTTATGCGGCCTCTGACATTGTGGGCGGCGGCGAAAATATCACCGCTTTTGACGTCAGCAACGCTGCAAGGTTATTCAACCAGTATCAAGGACGGGTAGATTTGACCGGGCCTGACAGCACCGGCGCTCGGGTTCACGATGGCGGTAACTTTATCAACCGCGGCAGCGTGCATGTGGCTTCAGGTATCGGCGTTGATGTCAGCAGCGGTTATGGTCAATACGTGCCCATGGACAGCGAATTACGGGTTGATGACGGCATCGCTGCGCTGCGGGTCGGCAGTGGCGCAGAGTTAAAAATCTACGGCGATGGGCAAGGCAGCAGCACGCTGAGCGCCAACGGCAGCGCTGACGGTTTGTTGCTTGACAGCGGCGCGCAGCGATTTGAAGCCAATGACATTATTCTTGGAGCCTACGGCAGCGGAAGCGCAATTAACAACCGTGCGGAAACCGCCTCGATTTTTCTGCAAAACGTTCGGCTGGAAAGTGGACGCGGTGCCGCTATTCGCTCGGCAACCTCCTTCGATCCTGACGGCAGCGCGTTAATTAACGTAGGCAGCGGCGGCACCGGTTATCTGTTTGCTAATGAGGACGGTTCCACCACCAGCAATGATTTGCTGATTGGGCAAGGCTATTCCATCGTTGTTCCCGGCGAGGGAACCG contains:
- a CDS encoding DUF1471 domain-containing protein, which gives rise to MKSIKTTVAVTALILVSFGSFAQSVTASASTLDSAEAKIAAQAHKAGASYKITGARVDNGAYVSAELIK
- a CDS encoding SDR family oxidoreductase, with the protein product MSKPLSGKIALITGGTSGIGLAAAQELAAQGAQVYITGRRQQELDAAVATLGSTAVGVRADASSLTELDAVYALIAKQSGRLDILFANAGGGDMMPLGAITEEHFDRIFATNVRGVLFTVQKALPLLVDGASVILTGSTVSIKGTENFSVYSASKAAVRNFARSWSLDLKNRGIRVNVVSPGPVRTNGLGGLVPKEHRQGLFDSLAAQVPLGRLGEPEEIAKVVAFLASDAASFVNGIELFADGGMAQV